One genomic segment of Gemmatimonadota bacterium includes these proteins:
- a CDS encoding bifunctional UDP-3-O-[3-hydroxymyristoyl] N-acetylglucosamine deacetylase/3-hydroxyacyl-ACP dehydratase, which produces MSARRTIRRAVTVSGVGLHLGRPCTLTFAPAASGTGIRFRRTDLAGAPETPASVSVAIAAERRTQLGTGEGALHTVEHVLAAVAGLAIDDLVIEMDAAEPPIMDGSAEPFRQALLGAEPLEHAGEAPVLRLREAVRVVDGESVYVAHPAEALELEVSIDFPHPAIGAQRGHWKVSPDVFSRELAPARTFGMLSWVEELRGKGLIQGASAENTIVLDERAVVGTTLRWPDEFVRHKAMDVVGDLALAGMRVAARITATKPSHRGTVTLVREMLAHALPQRSEARVLGIEDIMKILPHRYPFLLVDRIVEMEEKKRIVGIKNVTINEPFFQGHFPGHPIMPGVLIVEAMAQVGGVLLMGTVDDPETKVVYFMSLDNVKFRKPVKPGDQVRIEVDIVQLRNTVCRIKGVAKVDDGVVCEAEMAAVVRDR; this is translated from the coding sequence GTGAGCGCCCGCCGGACGATCCGCCGTGCGGTGACGGTCTCGGGCGTGGGCCTCCACCTCGGCCGCCCCTGCACGCTCACGTTCGCTCCGGCCGCCTCCGGCACGGGCATCCGCTTCCGCCGCACCGACCTCGCCGGCGCGCCGGAGACGCCCGCCTCGGTGTCGGTGGCGATCGCGGCCGAACGGCGCACGCAGCTCGGCACGGGGGAGGGCGCGCTGCACACGGTCGAGCATGTGCTCGCCGCGGTCGCGGGCCTCGCGATCGACGATCTCGTGATCGAGATGGATGCGGCCGAGCCGCCGATCATGGACGGCTCGGCCGAGCCGTTCCGCCAGGCGCTGCTCGGCGCGGAGCCGTTGGAGCATGCCGGCGAGGCGCCGGTGCTCCGGCTGCGCGAGGCGGTGCGCGTGGTGGATGGGGAATCCGTCTACGTCGCGCACCCGGCGGAGGCGCTGGAGCTCGAGGTGTCGATCGATTTCCCGCATCCGGCGATCGGTGCCCAGCGCGGCCACTGGAAGGTCTCGCCCGACGTCTTCTCGCGCGAACTCGCGCCCGCGCGCACATTCGGGATGCTGAGCTGGGTGGAGGAGCTGCGCGGGAAGGGGCTCATCCAGGGAGCGTCGGCGGAGAACACGATCGTGCTCGATGAGCGCGCGGTGGTGGGTACGACGCTGCGGTGGCCGGACGAGTTCGTCCGGCACAAGGCGATGGATGTGGTGGGCGATCTGGCCCTTGCAGGGATGCGCGTCGCGGCGCGCATCACGGCGACCAAGCCGAGTCACCGCGGAACCGTGACGCTGGTGCGCGAGATGCTCGCGCATGCGTTGCCACAACGATCGGAGGCACGAGTGCTGGGCATCGAGGACATCATGAAGATCCTTCCTCACCGTTATCCGTTCCTGCTGGTGGACCGGATCGTGGAGATGGAGGAGAAGAAGCGGATCGTCGGCATCAAGAACGTGACGATCAACGAACCCTTCTTCCAGGGCCACTTCCCGGGGCATCCGATCATGCCCGGCGTGCTCATCGTCGAGGCGATGGCGCAGGTCGGGGGCGTGCTGCTCATGGGGACGGTCGATGACCCGGAGACGAAGGTCGTCTACTTCATGTCGCTCGACAACGTGAAGTTCCGGAAGCCGGTGAAGCCCGGTGACCAGGTGCGCATCGAGGTCGACATCGTCCAGCTGCGCAACACGGTCTGCCGCATCAAGGGCGTCGCGAAGGTCGACGACGGCGTGGTGTGCGAGGCCGAGATGGCGGCCGTGGTGCGCGACCGATGA
- the lpxA gene encoding acyl-ACP--UDP-N-acetylglucosamine O-acyltransferase, producing MSARIHPTAVVHPDAQLADDVEVGPWAYVGPHCTVGAGTVIQMRATLEEHVHLGAKVTVGVGSVLGGRPQDLKFKGEVTTVEVGEGTTIREYATINRGTSESFKTTVGKGCFLMSYVHLAHDCHIGDGVIISNGTQLAGHVKIDDRAIISGLCAVHQFAKIGRHAFVGGMSRVAKDIPPYVKAVGNPVKLYGLNSVGLQRSGFPDPVVSELKKAYRLFFRSDMNISQAMEKATTELKDFPEVKAFIAFVEASGRGIVI from the coding sequence ATGAGCGCGCGCATCCATCCCACCGCGGTCGTCCACCCGGACGCCCAGCTCGCGGACGACGTCGAGGTCGGGCCGTGGGCGTACGTCGGTCCGCACTGCACGGTCGGTGCGGGCACCGTCATCCAGATGCGCGCGACGCTCGAGGAGCACGTGCACCTCGGGGCGAAGGTGACGGTCGGTGTCGGCAGCGTGCTCGGCGGCCGGCCACAGGACCTCAAGTTCAAGGGCGAGGTCACCACGGTCGAGGTCGGCGAGGGGACGACGATCCGCGAGTACGCGACGATCAACCGGGGCACGAGCGAGTCGTTCAAGACGACGGTCGGGAAGGGGTGCTTCCTGATGTCGTACGTGCACCTCGCACACGACTGCCACATCGGCGACGGCGTGATCATCTCGAACGGGACGCAGCTCGCGGGCCACGTGAAGATCGACGACCGGGCGATCATCTCGGGACTCTGCGCGGTGCACCAGTTCGCGAAGATCGGGCGCCATGCGTTCGTCGGCGGCATGAGCCGCGTGGCGAAGGACATCCCGCCCTACGTGAAGGCCGTCGGTAACCCGGTGAAGCTCTACGGGCTCAACTCGGTCGGCCTCCAGCGCAGCGGCTTCCCCGACCCGGTCGTCTCGGAGCTCAAGAAGGCCTACCGGCTCTTCTTCCGGTCGGACATGAACATCTCGCAGGCGATGGAGAAGGCGACCACGGAACTCAAGGACTTCCCCGAGGTGAAGGCCTTCATCGCCTTCGTCGAGGCGAGCGGCCGGGGGATCGTGATATGA
- a CDS encoding OmpH family outer membrane protein: MNVRSRGILAALVVLVAAAPLSAQARFGFVDTRKILQEMPARAAVEARLRTEIEALGAREKKMIDSLNVMVAAFEKDSATLTQEDRTKRFTALQAYDAQYRDTLQALQTEAQEKQAAAMQPLFDQVKLALDEVRAADGLAFIFDISAQGNSIVAMDKNLDVSDKVIARLRTQTAAPAARPAPQPAPQRPAPAGPVSQPAGVRKP, encoded by the coding sequence GGCATCCTTGCCGCCCTCGTCGTCCTCGTCGCCGCCGCGCCGCTCTCGGCCCAGGCGCGCTTCGGCTTCGTCGACACGCGCAAGATCCTCCAGGAGATGCCGGCTCGCGCGGCGGTCGAGGCGCGACTGCGCACCGAGATCGAGGCGCTGGGCGCGCGCGAGAAGAAGATGATCGACTCGCTCAACGTCATGGTCGCCGCCTTCGAGAAGGACTCCGCGACGCTGACGCAGGAGGATCGCACGAAGCGCTTCACGGCGCTCCAGGCGTATGACGCCCAGTACCGCGACACGCTCCAGGCGCTCCAGACGGAAGCGCAGGAGAAGCAGGCGGCCGCGATGCAGCCGCTGTTCGACCAGGTGAAGCTGGCGCTCGACGAGGTGCGGGCCGCGGACGGCCTCGCGTTCATCTTCGACATCAGCGCGCAGGGCAACTCCATCGTCGCGATGGACAAGAACCTCGATGTCTCGGACAAGGTGATCGCGCGGCTCCGGACGCAGACGGCGGCCCCGGCGGCGCGCCCGGCCCCCCAGCCCGCCCCGCAGCGTCCCGCGCCGGCGGGTCCGGTCTCGCAGCCGGCAGGGGTCCGCAAGCCGTAA
- the lpxB gene encoding lipid-A-disaccharide synthase yields the protein MREILILAGEASGDLHGSILAERLHGLRPDLALVGTGGTRMRAAGVEMLVEHEGVVGFVEVIKHIPAHLRLLRRIKARLDTGRVALVLCIDYPGFNMRVAAAAHERGIPVLYYITPQVWAWRAGRMRTMARIFTKAAVILPFEEALLRGAGVNATFVGHPLLDRAVAMPSRASARASLGLPAEGGVLALFPGSRAEEIRRHLADFVAVARELQRRRPGLRVVLSVAPTIQLRDDEVPFPLVRSQSFDVLRAADVALCKSGTTTLEAAVAGTPCAIVYRTSPISYAIARRLVRIPHIGLLNIVAGRAVAPEFVQDAFQPVPVADALDPLFDPTSAARRAMVDGLAEVRRRLGEPGATMRVAEMAAGMVG from the coding sequence GTGCGTGAGATCCTGATCCTCGCCGGCGAGGCCTCGGGCGACCTGCACGGGTCGATCCTGGCCGAGCGGCTGCACGGCCTGCGTCCGGATCTCGCGCTCGTCGGAACGGGCGGCACGCGGATGCGCGCCGCCGGCGTGGAGATGCTCGTCGAGCACGAGGGCGTGGTCGGGTTCGTGGAGGTCATCAAGCACATCCCGGCCCATCTGCGTCTGCTGCGCCGGATCAAGGCGCGCCTCGACACCGGTCGGGTCGCGCTCGTGCTGTGCATCGACTATCCGGGCTTCAACATGCGCGTCGCGGCTGCGGCGCACGAGCGCGGCATTCCGGTGCTGTATTACATCACGCCGCAGGTCTGGGCGTGGCGCGCGGGTCGCATGCGGACGATGGCGCGCATCTTCACCAAGGCCGCGGTGATCCTCCCCTTCGAGGAGGCGTTGCTCCGCGGGGCCGGCGTGAACGCGACCTTCGTCGGCCATCCGCTGCTCGACCGGGCGGTCGCGATGCCGTCCCGCGCCTCCGCCCGCGCCTCGCTCGGGCTTCCGGCGGAAGGTGGGGTACTCGCGCTCTTCCCGGGGAGCCGAGCGGAGGAGATCCGGCGGCACCTCGCCGACTTCGTCGCCGTCGCGCGCGAACTGCAGCGACGCCGCCCTGGCCTGCGTGTCGTGCTGAGCGTGGCGCCGACGATCCAGCTGCGGGACGACGAGGTACCGTTCCCGCTCGTCCGGTCGCAGTCGTTCGACGTGCTGCGCGCCGCCGACGTCGCCCTCTGCAAGAGCGGGACGACGACGCTCGAAGCGGCCGTGGCCGGCACGCCCTGCGCCATCGTCTATCGTACCAGTCCCATCTCGTACGCCATCGCGCGGCGACTCGTGCGCATCCCGCACATCGGCCTGCTCAACATCGTCGCCGGCCGCGCGGTGGCACCGGAGTTCGTCCAGGACGCGTTCCAGCCCGTGCCGGTCGCCGATGCGCTCGACCCGCTCTTCGATCCCACGAGCGCGGCGCGCCGCGCGATGGTCGACGGCCTCGCGGAGGTCCGGCGTCGGCTCGGCGAGCCGGGGGCGACGATGCGTGTCGCCGAGATGGCGGCCGGGATGGTGGGATGA
- the lpxD gene encoding UDP-3-O-(3-hydroxymyristoyl)glucosamine N-acyltransferase, protein MSAAPPAALRLADVARAVGGTVVGDGEALVGAIASLDRAGPGALSFLASSKYAALFTDTRATAVLVTPELAETPSACGNRIIVARPQEAILALLPRFYKMPARPFTGVHPTALVDPTASVDPDVCIEPYVVVGPGASIAKGCWIGPHCVIGEDVTVGADTRLVSQVTLYHGARIGARVLLHAGVRIGSDGFGFVFHEGAHQKLPHVGRCIIGDDVEIGANSTIDRGSIDDTEIGAGSKLDNLVHVAHNCRIGRLCLFAAGVGIAGSSRIGDGVMLAGQVGVAGHLTIGDRAIITAQSGVLKSVPAGETWGGFPSRPQRETLRGYAALTKLPDLIKRLEALLAREEGS, encoded by the coding sequence ATGTCCGCCGCGCCTCCCGCCGCCCTCCGCCTCGCCGACGTCGCCCGCGCCGTCGGCGGGACGGTCGTCGGTGACGGCGAGGCGCTCGTCGGGGCGATCGCCTCGCTCGACCGGGCCGGGCCGGGCGCGCTGAGCTTCCTCGCCTCGAGCAAGTACGCGGCGCTGTTCACGGACACGCGCGCGACGGCGGTGCTCGTCACGCCGGAGCTCGCCGAGACGCCCTCGGCCTGCGGCAATCGCATCATCGTCGCGCGACCGCAAGAGGCGATCCTCGCGCTCCTGCCCCGTTTCTACAAGATGCCCGCGCGCCCGTTCACCGGCGTGCATCCGACCGCGCTCGTCGACCCGACCGCGAGCGTCGATCCGGATGTCTGCATCGAGCCCTACGTCGTCGTCGGGCCAGGGGCCTCCATCGCCAAGGGCTGCTGGATCGGTCCGCACTGCGTCATCGGCGAGGACGTGACGGTCGGTGCCGATACCCGCCTCGTGAGCCAGGTGACGCTGTATCATGGCGCGCGGATCGGGGCCCGGGTCCTGCTGCATGCCGGTGTGCGCATCGGCAGCGACGGGTTCGGCTTCGTCTTCCACGAGGGCGCGCACCAGAAGCTCCCGCACGTGGGGCGGTGCATCATCGGTGACGACGTGGAGATCGGGGCGAACAGCACGATCGACCGCGGCAGCATCGACGACACCGAGATCGGGGCGGGGAGCAAGCTCGACAACCTCGTCCATGTCGCGCACAACTGCCGGATCGGGCGCCTGTGCCTCTTCGCCGCGGGGGTCGGGATCGCGGGCAGCTCGCGCATCGGCGATGGCGTGATGCTCGCGGGCCAGGTGGGGGTGGCCGGCCACCTCACGATCGGCGACCGGGCGATCATCACGGCGCAGTCGGGCGTGCTCAAGAGCGTGCCCGCGGGCGAGACCTGGGGCGGGTTCCCGTCGCGGCCGCAGCGGGAGACGCTGCGCGGCTACGCGGCGCTGACGAAGCTCCCGGACCTGATCAAGCGGCTCGAGGCGTTGCTGGCGCGCGAGGAGGGCTCGTGA
- a CDS encoding lysophospholipid acyltransferase family protein has protein sequence MSDARAEAAKAEARAKRDARKVRWGPLIGFPLITMLGNTWRVREDRHPAFEALFSSGKPYILSSWHGQLITHIWANRFRGVCAMVSQHGDGEIITRIMQRWGYRHVRGSSSRGGKEALIAMIRELEQGSAFALTPDGPRGPAGIPQSGILIASQRSGVPIIPMRTESSRAWHFRSWDRFQLPKPFARVRVIYGEPWVATGTDEAAKQELIARMGPAPAPPTGAP, from the coding sequence ATGAGCGACGCGAGAGCCGAGGCGGCGAAGGCCGAGGCGCGCGCCAAGCGGGACGCGCGGAAGGTGCGCTGGGGTCCGCTCATCGGGTTCCCCCTCATCACGATGCTCGGCAACACCTGGCGCGTGCGCGAGGACCGGCACCCGGCCTTCGAGGCGCTCTTCTCCTCAGGCAAGCCGTACATCCTCTCGAGCTGGCACGGGCAGCTCATCACGCACATATGGGCGAACCGCTTTCGCGGCGTCTGCGCGATGGTGAGCCAGCACGGTGACGGCGAGATCATCACGCGCATCATGCAGCGGTGGGGGTACCGGCATGTGCGCGGGTCGAGCTCGCGCGGGGGCAAGGAGGCGCTCATCGCGATGATCCGTGAGCTGGAGCAGGGCAGCGCCTTCGCGCTGACCCCGGACGGCCCGCGTGGGCCGGCGGGGATCCCCCAGAGCGGCATCCTGATCGCGTCGCAGCGGTCCGGGGTTCCCATCATCCCCATGCGCACGGAGAGCTCGCGCGCGTGGCACTTCCGAAGCTGGGACCGCTTCCAGCTCCCCAAGCCATTCGCGCGCGTGCGGGTGATCTACGGCGAGCCTTGGGTGGCGACAGGGACCGACGAGGCGGCCAAGCAGGAGCTGATCGCGCGCATGGGCCCGGCGCCGGCGCCGCCGACCGGGGCCCCGTGA
- a CDS encoding Gfo/Idh/MocA family oxidoreductase, producing MNQPLRIGVVGTGSLGYHHARILREIPGVAFRGFYEANPERAGAVQRELGVRAYPSLDALLDEVDAVSIVVPTSKHHEVAMAALAKGKHLLIEKPITVTLAEADELLALAERNGLRIQIGHIERFNRAIRAALPHVKDPLFIDSDRLAPFNPRGSDVAVVLDLMIHDIDLVLTLTGAPVKDVSAAGLGVLTPSIDIADARITFATGAVATITSSRVSKDRMRKLRIFQRNGYLSLDLAAGTGEMYRLRGDVDLAVLAKTAQPLEAFVERVAIDAPEGEPLRLELESFVAALRGEQEVAVSGRAGRDALAVALRIVADIERSRPAVGALQPGRGA from the coding sequence ATGAACCAGCCCCTCCGCATCGGCGTGGTGGGCACGGGCAGCCTCGGCTACCACCACGCGCGTATCCTGCGCGAGATCCCGGGCGTGGCGTTCCGGGGATTCTACGAGGCCAACCCGGAGCGCGCGGGCGCCGTGCAGCGCGAACTCGGCGTGCGGGCGTATCCGTCGCTCGACGCGCTGCTCGACGAGGTCGATGCGGTCTCCATCGTCGTGCCGACGTCGAAGCATCACGAGGTCGCGATGGCGGCGCTCGCCAAGGGCAAGCACCTGCTCATCGAGAAGCCGATCACGGTGACGCTCGCCGAGGCCGACGAGCTGCTCGCGCTCGCGGAGCGGAACGGCCTGCGGATCCAGATCGGGCACATCGAGCGGTTCAACCGCGCCATCCGCGCCGCGCTGCCGCACGTGAAGGACCCGCTCTTCATCGACAGCGACCGGCTCGCGCCGTTCAACCCGCGCGGTTCCGATGTCGCCGTCGTGCTCGACCTCATGATCCACGACATCGACCTGGTGCTGACCCTCACCGGCGCGCCGGTGAAGGACGTCTCGGCGGCCGGTCTCGGCGTGCTCACGCCGTCGATCGACATCGCCGATGCGCGCATCACCTTCGCGACGGGTGCCGTGGCGACGATCACGTCGAGCCGTGTCTCGAAGGATCGGATGCGGAAGCTCCGCATCTTCCAGCGGAACGGCTACCTCTCCCTCGATCTCGCCGCCGGCACCGGGGAGATGTACCGCCTGCGCGGCGACGTGGACCTCGCGGTGCTCGCGAAGACCGCGCAGCCGCTCGAGGCGTTCGTCGAGCGAGTCGCGATCGACGCCCCGGAAGGGGAGCCGTTGCGGCTGGAGCTCGAGAGCTTCGTGGCCGCGCTGCGGGGCGAGCAGGAAGTGGCGGTGAGCGGCCGCGCGGGGCGCGATGCGCTCGCCGTCGCGCTCCGGATCGTCGCCGACATCGAGCGGTCCCGCCCCGCGGTGGGCGCGTTGCAGCCCGGCCGCGGTGCGTGA